In one Alnus glutinosa chromosome 12, dhAlnGlut1.1, whole genome shotgun sequence genomic region, the following are encoded:
- the LOC133852316 gene encoding uncharacterized protein LOC133852316, whose amino-acid sequence MAVQRIERGDLWKSKAKALSLRLRDRFRVVVDRRRRKQPMLFADDGYFSTVDRLLRRFRDFRRDSLPSTSAFYRKGVSKDFNAEEESAIVRMLQAVAVPVLGNVCHVFMNGLNRVQVYGLEKLHDALLRRPKEKPLITVSNHVASVDDPFVIAALLPPHVLLDAQNLRWTLCASDRCFTNPVFSAFFRSVKVLPVARGDGIYQKGMDMAIAKLNRGGWVHIFPEGSRSRDGGKTIGSSKRGVGRLVMDADNIPMVIPFAHTGMQEIMPVGAKIPRIGKTVTILIGDPIHFDDLLNVEQAQHESRGKLYDGVASRIGHRLQQLKIQVDRLAIEQAMQLQNHPVRSLDQTAGILHQLDWESFGMGSYLSTEDDSSLRQESEIPPRLDGTYSEEPASSLGQETQIQPKLNYTYLKVGLSYGDGIMSRIRGYMDPTELMGFAARGFFMNLRPKEFSASCREVGPLKAWKQFLEDNVFRQWNYC is encoded by the exons ATGGCGGTGCAGAGGATAGAGCGAGGGGATCTGTGGAAGAGCAAGGCCAAAGCGCTATCGCTCCGCCTCAGGGACCGGTTCCGAGTGGTGGTGGACCGGCGCCGCAGGAAGCAACCGATGCTTTTCGCCGACGACGGTTACTTCTCCACCGTCGATCGCTTGCTCCGCCGCTTTCGCGATTTCCGCAGGGATTCCTTGCCTTCTACTTCCGCTTTCTATCGCAAAGGAG TGAGTAAAGACTTCAATGCTGAAGAAGAGTCTGCCATTGTTCGCATGCTTCAAGCCGTGGCTGTTCCTGTTCTTGGAAATGTTTGTCATGTGTTTATGAACGGCTTAAATCGTGTTCAG GTTTATGGTTTAGAAAAATTGCATGACGCATTGCTGCGTAGACCCAAGGAGAAGCCTCTTATTACG gtCAGCAATCATGTTGCTTCTGTGGATGATCCATTTGTTATTGCTGCACTGCTTCCACCACATGTTCTTTTGGATGCTCAGAACTTGAGATGGACGCTTTGTGCATCTGATCGTTGTTTTACCAATCCTGTGTTTTCTGCATTCTTTCGATCTGTCAAAGTATTGCCAGTTGCTCGTGGTGATGGTATTTATCAGAAG GGCATGGATATGGCTATTGCTAAATTGAATCGTGGTGGGTGGGTTCATATCTTCCCTGAAGGTAGTCGCTCTCGGGATGGTGGAAAAACCATTGGGTCTTCCAAGAGAGGTGTTGGAAG GTTGGTCATGGATGCAGACAATATTCCGATGGTTATTCCATTTGCACATACTGGGATGCAGGAGATCATGCCTGTTGGAGCCAAAATCCCAAGGATTGGAAAGACG GTAACTATACTTATTGGGGACCCTATCCATTTTGATGATTTGCTCAACGTGGAACAAGCGCAGCACGAATCAAGAGGAAAATTATACGATGGTGTAGCTTCAAGAATTGGTCATCGATTACAGCAATTGAAGATTCAAGTTGACCGGTTAGCAATTGAACAAGCAATGCAATTACAAAATCATCCTGTACGAAGCTTAGACCAAACAGCTGGGATCTTGCACCAGCTTGACTGGGAATCCTTTGGGATGGGAAGCTATTTATCTACTGAAGATGATTCTTCACTGAGGCAAGAATCAGAGATCCCACCAAGGCTAGATGGTACGTATTCTGAGGAGCCTGCTTCTTCACTGGGGCAAGAAACACAGATACAACCAAAGCTAAATTATACCTATCTCAAAGTGGGTTTGTCCTATGGAGATGGGATTATGTCAAGGATTCGTGGTTATATGGATCCGACTGAGCTAATGGGTTTTGCTGCCAGAGGCTTCTTTATGAATCTAAGACCAAAGGAATTCTCCGCAAGTTGCAGAGAGGTTGGCCCTTTGAAGGCATGGAAACAATTTTTGGAAGATAATGTATTCCGGCAGTGGAACTACTGCTAA
- the LOC133851589 gene encoding uncharacterized protein LOC133851589 yields MGKPSLPLRLTFLLSLSLTASYSSSLPFFHKPSSLSPSTPKATPSDLLSLLGPKPQSSTINPLVAQDLKSCLKFLVPFTPTKPKMESRKCLGTRRELGLGQIGARSRREEDELIWWPPEPVLELARLAVDSGGDPAAIHRALDPTIIAVPDVEGSKENRCELTRTPYGRHFISEELNSYLEFLFELIVARGPTIGLNISLNRYDFFHGHLFLAVNTGRLGILFHAKEYPAYDKEVFPCNMGYCQIGSNVTYDDSMNLRNILWLAPLPSNSSKAWVAPGVLVVLDAHPERIIYRDLIPEYVRIARTIYEDDLGDVAVDVNYLDVGDAVPDYQIFIC; encoded by the exons atgggtaaACCCTCTCTCCCACTGAGGCTGACCTTccttctctccctctcgctcacAGCGTCATATTCCTCCTCACTACCATTCTTTCACAAACCATCCTCACTTTCACCTTCCACGCCCAAAGCCACCCCTTCAGACTTGCTCTCTCTCCTCGGGCCCAAGCCTCAGTCCTCCACCATCAACCCCCTCGTTGCCCAGGACCTCAAATCCTGCCTCAAGTTCCTCGTTCCCTTTACTCCCACAAAACCCAAAATGGAGTCCAGAAAGTGTTTGGGGACGAGAAGAGAACTGGGTCTGGGCCAAATTGGTGCAAGGAGTCGGAGAGAGGAGGATGAGCTCATTTGGTGGCCCCCCGAGCCGGTTCTGGAGCTGGCTCGCCTTGCCGTTGATTCCGGTGGTGACCCGGCGGCTATTCATCGCGCCCTAGATCCCACCATCATCGCT GTTCCTGATGTTGAAGGATCAAAAGAAAACCGATGTGAGCTGACTAGAACACCATATGGGAGACACTTTATAAGTGAG GAGTTGAATTCttatcttgaatttttatttgaactTATTGTTGCCCGGGGTCCCACTATTGGGTTGAACATATCCCTGAATCGCTATGATTTCTTTCACGGCCACCTTTTTCTTGCTGTAAATACTGGAAGACTCGGTATATT GTTCCATGCCAAAGAATATCCAGCATATGATAAAGAAGTGTTTCCATGCAATATGGGTTATTGTCAAATAG GGTCTAATGTGACATATGATGATTCAATGAATTTGCGAAATATTCTCTGGCTGGCTCCATTGCCTAGCAATTCATCTAAAGCTTGGGTGGCACCAG GAGTCTTGGTGGTGCTGGACGCCCACCCAGAACGAATAATATATCGAGATCTCATTCCTGAATATGTAAGAATAGCAAGGACCATATATGAAG ATGATCTCGGGGATGTTGCAGTTGATGTCAACTACTTGGATGTCGGAGATGCAGTGCCAGActatcaaatttttatttgctgA
- the LOC133851745 gene encoding REF/SRPP-like protein At3g05500 codes for MAEGDLRSQNEIVFANEEEQALKYLEFVQVATIHALMCLSNVYDYAKDKSGPLKPGVETVEGTVRSVVGPVYDKFHDVPIEVLKFVDRKVDESVTGLDRRVPPTIKQASSQAFSAAQRAPVVARAVASEVKRAGVVDTASGIAKSVYTKCEPTAKDLYSKYEPKAEQCAVSAWRKLNKLPLFPQVAQVVLPTAAYCTEKYNETVLSTVEKGYKVSSYLPLVPTERIAKVFSGDGAESEPLVPSGSEAAVAAH; via the exons ATGGCTGAAGGAGATTTGAGATCGCAGAATGAGATTGTATTT GCTAACGAGGAGGAGCAAGCGCTGAAGTACCTGGAGTTCGTGCAGGTGGCGACGATTCACGCTCTGATGTGCCTGTCGAACGTCTACGATTACGCTAAGGACAAGTCCGGTCCTCTGAAGCCCGGCGTTGAGACCGTGGAGGGCACGGTTAGGAGCGTCGTCGGACCTGTCTACGACAAGTTCCACGACGTCCCTATCGAGGTCCTCAAGTTCGTGGACCGCAAG GTGGATGAGTCTGTGACCGGGTTGGATCGCCGTGTGCCCCCAACCATCAAGCAAGCTTCTTCCCAGGCCTTCTCAGCTGCTCAAAGAGCCCCGGTGGTAGCTCGGGCCGTTGCGTCCGAAGTTAAGCGTGCTGGGGTGGTGGACACCGCTTCAGGAATTGCCAAATCTGTGTACACCAAGTGTGAGCCTACTGCTAAGGATCTCTACTCCAAATATGAACCGAAGGCCGAGCAGTGCGCTGTGTCAGCTTGGCGCAAGCTCAATAAGCTCCCTCTCTTCCCTCAGGTGGCTCAAGTAGTTCTACCAACGGCGGCTTATTGCACCGAGAAGTACAACGAAACAGTGCTGAGCACTGTAGAGAAGGGGTACAAGGTTTCGTCATACCTGCCCTTGGTCCCTACAGAAAGGATTGCCAAGGTTTTCAGCGGTGATGGAGCTGAATCAGAGCCGTTGGTTCCAAGTGGTAGTGAAGCTGCTGTGGCAGCCCATTGA
- the LOC133852380 gene encoding protein RALF-like 33, with product MASFFYSSAVLGICALVLVLLGSSSIVHASGSQHQLGWIPTRSPCKGTIAECLAGGEFELDTEISRRILATSNYISYGALRRNSVPCSRRGASYYNCQPGAQANPYSRGCSAITRCR from the coding sequence ATGGCCAGCTTCTTCTACTCTTCAGCCGTGCTTGGGATCTGTGCATTGGTCTTGGTTCTTCTCGGCTCATCATCCATCGTCCATGCAAGTGGATCCCAACACCAGCTGGGATGGATACCCACCAGATCACCCTGCAAGGGCACCATAGCGGAGTGCCTGGCCGGGGGCGAGTTTGAGCTGGACACTGAGATCAGCCGGCGCATTCTAGCCACCAGCAACTACATCAGCTACGGTGCGCTGCGGAGGAACTCTGTGCCCTGCTCTCGGCGTGGGGCTTCTTACTACAACTGCCAGCCTGGCGCTCAGGCCAATCCCTATAGCCGTGGCTGCAGTGCCATTACAAGGTGCcgttga
- the LOC133852158 gene encoding ATP-dependent Clp protease proteolytic subunit-related protein 3, chloroplastic has product MASALRFPMASSLPSASTSSQSPRRRYLRTFCAINAHNKGKLPIPPINPKDPFLSKLASVAATSPETFLNRPVNSDTPPYLDLFDSPQLMATPAQVERSVSYNEHRPRRPPPDLPSLLLHGRIVYIGMPLVPAVTELIVAELMYLQWMDPKEPIYLYINSTGTTRDDGETVGMETEGFAIYDAMMQLKNEIHTVAVGAAIGQACLLLSAGSKGKRFMMPHAKAMIQQPRVPSSGLMPASDVLIRAKEVITNRDVLVKLLAKHTGNSVETVANVMKRPFYMDSTRAKEFGVIDKILWRGQEKIMSDVTPPEEWDKGAGIKVVDEF; this is encoded by the exons ATGGCCTCCGCTCTCCGCTTTCCCATGGCCTCTTCACTCCCATCAGCTTCAACCTCCTCACAGTCCCCTAGAAGAAGATATTTGAGGACCTTTTGTGCAATAAATGCCCACAACAAAGGCAAACTTCCCATTCCCCCGATAAACCCTAAAGACCCGTTTCTTTCGAAACTCGCTTCGGTGGCTGCCACCTCCCCCGAAACGTTTCTTAACCGGCCTGTCAATTCTGACACTCCTCCTTACTTGGACTTGTTTGATTCTCCCCAGCTCATGGCTACACCTGCCCAa GTGGAAAGATCAGTTTCGTACAATGAGCATAGGCCAAGAAGGCCTCCACCGGACTTGCCTTCGCTGCTTCTCCATGGCAGGATTGTTTACATTGGCATGCCT TTGGTGCCAGCTGTGACAGAGCTCATTGTTGCTGAATTGATGTACCTGCAATGGATGGATCCCAAAGAACCAATATATCTTTATATAAATTCTACAGGAACAACTCGTGATGATGGTGAAACA GTTGGGATGGAGACAGAGGGTTTTGCAATCTATGATGCAATGATGCagttaaaaaatgag ATACATACAGTTGCTGTTGGGGCTGCTATTGGTCAGGCTTGTCTACTACTTTCTGCAGGAAGTAAGGGTAAACGGTTTATGATGCCGCATGCCAAGG CCATGATCCAACAACCTCGTGTCCCTTCATCTGGGTTGATGCCTGCTAGTGATGTGCTAATCCGTGCAAAAGAG GTAATAACAAACAGGGACGTACTTGTCAAACTCCTGGCCAAGCACACTGGAAAT TCAGTAGAGACCGTAGCTAATGTGATGAAAAGACCATTTTATATGGATTCGACGAGAGCCAAGGAATTTGGGGTTATAGACAAG ATTCTTTGGCGTGGTCAGGAAAAGATAATGTCTGATGTTACCCCTCCGGAGGAATGGGACAAGGGTGCTGGCATCAAAGTCGTAGATGAATTTTAG